A window of Chryseobacterium scophthalmum genomic DNA:
ACTTAAAGCCAATTCATATCCTGTTAAAACCGCCATATTTTTGTGGTTTTTACTTTCCTCTACCAGAACATTGAATGTGGAAATCGAAGAATAATCCATCGGATAAGGTTTTCCTGCCCAAATAATCTGAACCGGATATTTTGGATTGTTGAGTAGTTTCCTGAATTTTTCTTTATCCTGTAAAAGCAAATCTGCTCTTTTATAACCCGCAAACCTTCTCGCCCAAACGATTGTAAATATATTGGGATCAAATAAATTTCCGCTTTGATCGGCTACAATTTTGAATAGTCTTTTCTTTAAAATTTTCTTTCTGTAATCGAAAAGAGTATCGTTTTTTTCGTCTTTAGAATTGTAAAGTTCTTTGTCGCCCCAATATTTAAATTCCTGAGCGTTGGTAATCGATTTGATTTCACAGATTCCGGGATATTTACTCCACATCGCTCTGGAAACTTCACCATGTAACTTTGAAACACCATTTGCAATTCTTGCCATTTTCAAAGCACAAAGTGAATGGTTGAAAAGTTCACCATCAGAACCTTCAAGTTTTTTTGCTTCTTCCATGCTTAAACCTGAAAAATAAGACATGTCGTAGCATAATTTAAGATTGTGCTTTTCATTTCCGGCTTCTTCGGGAGTGTGTGTCGTAAAAACCAGTTTTTCTTTTACTTTCTGAATGTCTCCGTTGTATTTTTTCAATAAATGAAACGCAGCAGGAAGTCCGTGAGCTTCATTAAGATGATAAACATCTCGGTCGATATTCATTTCATCTAAAAGTTTTGCACCACCTTTTCCAAGAAGAATGTACTGTGCCAGTTTTGTAGATTCGTTGGCGTCGTAAAGTCTATGGCAAATTGTTTTGGAGATGTGATCGTTTTCCGGTACATCTGTGGAAAGAAAAAACATCGGTGCCGTGTTGAAAATTTCAGGATCAAGATACCAAACTTTCACCCAAACCGGAGCGCTGTGGATTTCAATTTGAAACTTTATACCTGTATCTTCAAGAAAACTGTACATTTTTCTCGTCCACGTTGGTTGTAAAGTCTGATCATGATTTCTCGCCTGATCGTAATACCCGAATTTCCATAAAATTCCGATCCCGATAAGATCCTGATTAAGGTTGTAGGCACTTCTCATGTGAGATCCGGCTAAAAAACCTAAACCTCCGGAATATATTTTTAAAACCTGCTCAAGAGCAAATTCCATTGAAAAATAAGCGACTTTTTCAGCATATTTTGGATTGATACTGAAGGGTATTTTGAAATTTCTGAAATCCATAAAATCATTGTTTGTGTTAAACAAAGTAAAGGTATCGATTAAGAAAACAAACTCTGTATTAATTATATGATAAATTATTTTAAAAGAGACTTTTTGAATCTTATTTTTAACTACCTTTAAGTGTAAATTTTTGATTATCAAAAGCTTTCAGTTTGAACCGTGAAAACATGTGTCATTATTAACTTTTAAAAGACCACACATGAAAAGAGCATTTTCTGATGAAGATTTAATAAAAAATCTCAGCCTGTATCATCTCAATCGGCATTTGAAGAAAAAGCCGATGGAAAAATATCATCGAAAAATTGATGAGTCAAAACTTCATGACCGTGAAAAATATAAGAAAAAAGCAGAAATTTTATTGCTTAACTCTTTTATGCACCATTTTCCGGAAGTTACCTTTGAAAATCTTACCTGCGAAAGTCCGGATTTTATTGCCACTCTTAACGAAAAAAAGATAGGAATAGAATTAACGGAAGTGATCAATCATCTTGAAATGAAAAAGGTGGAAAGTAACTTAAATAAGATTTTCCGTCAGGCAGAAATATTACTCGAACAAGAAGACACTACGAAATATCGTGGTGTTTATTTTTTAGAATTTCATACAAATATTAAGTTTGATTCTCTGGAACATCAGCAGGAAATTATTTTAAATATTTACAAAAGCATTAAAAAAGGAAAACCTGTTGGCTGTGTAAAAAACATCAGAAAATCTTCTCACCGCAGAAATGTTTTTATTACGTATGAATATAATATGAGCCTTTTTGATGAATTATGCTCTGAGAAAATCATTGAACTGATCGAAAAAAAGAACGAAAAGTTTCCATATTATGATACTTCTGTTGATGAATGTTGGCTGGTTATTGTTTCAGATATGAATTCTATTGCATCGCGATATACCTTCATTCAAGACAGGGAACATTTAGCTGAGGTAAAAAGCCCTTTTCATAAGATTTTTCACCTTGAAAACCTTTGTGGAAATATGACTAGTATTAAATAGTTTTAATGAATGAGTGTGAATAATTTAATTTGGTTCTTGTTTTATTAATAAATATTTTGTTTTTGTCATTATTTGGTGAGATTAATTAAATTTAGTTATATTTGATATACTTTAACTAATAATCAATTAGATATGAAAAAAACTCTACTATTCATTCTTTTTTGTATTTCACAAAGTTTTTATTCACAGGCAGATTGTTCTACTGCTTTAGCTGTTTGTGGAAATTCTAATATTACGTACAATCCCACTGGAATTGGCTTGGTTGATGAAACATTGGGTGGCTGTCTCACAGAAGGAGAACACAATTCAATATGGTATAAATTAACGATTGCAACCGGTGGTACACTTACTTTTGATTTGGTCCCTACCAATCCCAATGCAGATTATGATTGGGCGATGTATGGGCCAAATGTTACATGCGCAAGTTTAGGTGCGCCTATTCGATGTAATGCAGCAACGGTAATAGGAGTGGGTGCTTCCACAGGATTGAATATGACGAGCACGATATTAAGTGCTGCGGGAGGTTCTCCTACTCCTTATTGTCGGTATTTAGATGTAGTTGCAGGAGAAACATATTATTTATATTTAGATAACTGGGTTGGTGCAGGTGGAAGTACAACAGCTCCTTTTTCTCTAACTTGGGGTGGAACGGCTACTTTAGCTTCTCCTTTTACGGATCCTGTTTTACAGCCAAATCCATTTGTACCACCAGGAATTCCTGCGGCTAACCCGAATAACCCACGTGAGATTCTTATTTGTTCAAGTCCCGCTTTGTTTGATTTCAGTACACTTACTCCAGGAATCTTAAACGGAAACCCAAATTTTATTGTTACTTATCATACATCACAGAATGATGCGCTTTCGGGAGCAAGTCCTATTACTGCTCCTTTAATTGTGAATACAACAACAACTTATTATTATAGTATTCATTATCAAGATCCAGCGAGCCCTAATAATGCACTTAATTCTTGCCGACAAATCGGTGCTTTTAAATTTAAATTAGGAAATATTACAGCGAATGACGCAACAATTTTTGCATGTAACAATAATAAAAAAGGTCAGGGAACATTTAACTTAACCACAGCGAATGTTTTTGGAGGTACAAATGTTACAATAACTTATTATCCTACATTGGCAAATCTAAATGCAGGAACAGGGCAAATTGCCAATCCTAGTCAATATGTTTCTGCAGAAGGAGTTGTTTATGCTTATGTGAAAACAACAGACGGTTGTTCAGATTATGCAGTAATTACTTTACGTTTCTACCCGGAAGTTGTAGTGAATGATGCTACTTTGAGAGCTTGTACATTTGATGTCAATCTTAAAACGGCTTCTTTTAATCTTACAACAGCTTCAGTGACGGCTCAGACAGGAACTACAAAAAAATATTATCCATTTCTTACCGATGCAACGAATGGAACTAACGAAATTTCAAACTTCACAAACTATATTTCTCCAAATGGAGTGGTTTATGTAAGAGTTATAGACGGAAACGGATGTTATGGTATTGCAAAAATTAAATTAGAAGTAATTCCTCCAGTGTACTCTACGGTTTTAAAAGATAAAACAATTTGTATTGAAGACAAAACCACTTTGGATGCAGGAGCAGGCTTTGATGGCTATGAGTGGAGTACAGGTGCAACTACGCAAACTATTTCTAATGTGGGAGTTGGAACGTATTGGGTGAAATTAAAAACCGGAGATTGTATCATTCTGCAAAACGTAAAAGTATATTCTTCAGAACAACCGGTTATTACAAGTGTTGATATTTCTAATACGACTATAACAATTAATGTAAATGGAGGAAAAGCTCCTTACCAATATTCAATGGATGGTATCGCTTGGCAAGATTCTAACGTATTTACGAATATAAAAAGAGGAGATCACAAAATCTACGTGAAAGATGCTTACGATTGTGAACCAATAGAAATCGGAATTGTTGTTCCAAATCTGGTGAATGTTATCACTCCAAACGGAGACGGCATCAATGATGTGATAGATTATTCTGCTTTGGCAAACAAACAGAATTTGATCTTCAATGTTTTTGATAGATACGGAAATAAAATTTTCCAAGCAGATAAAATGAATAATTATAAATGGGACGGAACTGCAGGTAATAAAAAAGTTCCTACCGGAAATTATTGGTATTCTGTGTCATGGAATGAAAATGACAAAAAAGGAACACCAATTAAATACTCAGGTTGGGTATTGTTGAAAAACAGAGAATAATTAGAAATGATTAAATATGACAAAAGCCATCTTGCGAAAGATGGCTTTTGTTAATTAAAAACCTTTGTATCTTTAAAGTAATCAGAGAGATAAAGTATTTTTCCGCATTCTGAAAATTGTATGATGGTACAGATCTCATTGGCATAACTTCCTTTTCCGGATATGTTGCCTAAAGAGTTGGTTTGGTAAAAATATTTGTTATTTCCCAGATTGAAAATTTCGGAAACACTCCATTCGATCTTTTCGTATCTTCTGAAAATAGCTCTGAATAGTGCTAAGATTCTGCTTTTCCCTGAAATTTCTTTTGTAGGCGGAATCCAAATCACAGTTTCATCAGTAAACCATTTTTCAAGCTTTTCAATGTTTAAGGAATTCAAATCCTGCATAAAATGGCTAATCTTACAATTCATAGGTTGCAATTTACATTTATATACGTGAAAAATCTTAAATTGGTTTTAAATAAAATATTAAACATTTATCATGAAAGATCTATTTATTAAAAGATTTGAATACTATAAAATGCTCGGCGACAAATCATTTGCACAACTTTCAGATGAGCAGATTTTCTGGCAGTTCAATGAAGAAAGTAATTCCATTGCGGTGATTGTGAAGCATGTTGCAGGAAACATGCTGTCGAGATGGACGAATTTTTTAACGGAGGATGGTGAAAAATCCTGGAGAAACCGTGATGAAGAATTCGTAAATACTTTTAAATCGAAAGATGAGGTTTTAGACTATTGGGAAAAAGGCTGGAGTTGTCTTTTTGATGCTTTGAGTCAAATTAATGATGAAAATTTATATTCAAAAATTTATATAAGAAACGAGGCGCATTCGGTGATTGATGCGGTTTTCAGACAATTGGCACATTATCCTTATCATATCGGTCAGATTGTTTTTATTGCTAAAATGATGAAAAATGAAGACTGGAAAACGCTTTCTATTGCAAGAAATAAATCTCAGGATTTTAATAATGAAATGAAAGATAAATTCTCTGAAAAATGAAGAATTTCGCCATAAATAAAAATAAAGGGATTATTTCGGAGGAGTTTTTAAATAAGAATATTTTAGATTTTCCTTCTGCCTGCAAATATGTTTCAGAATTGCCATACAAAAGGAATTCAGATAAAAATAACATTAAATGTATTTTTGATGACTTGGGTGGAACTTGCAGTACAAAACATGCGGCACTGAGAAAATTGGCACTTGAAAATCATCAGTCGAATGTGAAATTAATTCTCGGGATTTTTAAAATGGATGCGGAATATACTTTTAAAATTAAAAATACTTTAGACAAGTTTAATTTAAATTATATTCCCGAAGCTCACAATTATCTCAAAATTGATGATGAATATTTTGATTTTACAAAACCTAATTCGGAATATTCACAATTTAAAAATAAATTACTGGTTGAAAAGAAGATAGAATACAATGAAATTATGACCGAAAAAGTTTTGTTTCATAAACGTTTTCTTGAAAATTGGCTTTCTGATGAAAATCTTTCTTACAGTCTGGATGAAATTTGGGAGATAAGAGAACAGTGTATCAAAGATTTACAAAAAAGTGATGAGGCAGAGATTCAAAATTCATCTTCTGTTTGTTTTGCAAATAGTCCTGATGTAAGAGACGATTATAAACTATAGACCAAATCAATTTAAAATTCATATTAAATTGATTATCTTTGCACCCACAAAATTCAGGAAAATAAATGTCTCACTTTCATAGAACTGCCGCATTTCATACTCTTGGCTGCAAATTAAACTTTGCGGAAACATCTACTATTGCCCGTCAATTAACAGATGCAGGTTATGATAAGGTAAGTTTTGATGATAGAGCAGATATTTATGTAATCAATACTTGTTCGGTTACCGAAAACGCCGACCGTGAATGTAAACTTCACGTAAAAAGAGCAATGAAAGCCAATCCTGAAGGTCTGGTCGTAATTGTTGGATGTTATGCACAGCTGAAACCTGAAGAAATTTCACAAATCACGGGGGTAGATTTGGTTCTTGGAGCCAAAGAAAAATTCAATATTTTAAGCTATCTCGACGATTTAGAAAAATCTGAAAGCGAAGGTGTTGTTCATTCATGTGAAATCGAAGAAACTGATTTTTTTATCGGAAGTTATTCCATTGGTGACAGAACCAGAGCTTTTTTGAAAGTTCAGGATGGTTGTGATTACAAATGTACGTACTGTACAATTCCTTTAGCAAGAGGTATTTCCCGTTCAGATACTATCGAAAATGTATTGAAAAACGCCAGAGAAATTGCCGAAAGAGACATCAAAGAAATTGTTTTAACAGGTGTGAATATCGGTGATTACGGTAAAGGTGAGTTTGGAAATAAAAGACACGAACATACTTTTTTAGATTTAATTTCTGAACTTAATCAAGTTGAAGGAATTGAAAGAATCCGTATTTCTTCTATTGAGCCTAATCTTTTGAAAGATGAAAGCATCGAATTGGTTTCTAAAAGCAAGAGTTTTGTACCGCATTTTCATATCCCTTTGCAATCGGGAAGTGATGAATTGCTGAAAAAAATGAAGCGTCGTTATCTTACCAAATTGTATAACGACAGGGTTAATAAAATCCGCGAAGTAATGCCCGATGCGGCAATTGGTGTAGATGTTATTGTTGGTTTCCCTGGTGAAACCGAAGAATTATTCATGGAAACGTATAACTTCCTGAATGAACTCCCTATTTCATATCTTCATGTATTTACTTATTCTGAAAGAGAAAATACTGAAGCGGCAGGAATGCAGGGTGTTGTTCCGATTCCGGAAAGAAAAAAACGTAATAAAATGCTTAGAATTCTTTCTGAAAAGAAAAAAATGGCATTTTATCAGACTCAATTAGGAAAGACGCTTCCCGTTCTTTGGGAGCACGAAAATAAAGACGGCAAAATGTACGGCTTCACAGAAAACTATGTGAGGGTGCAAAAAGATTTTGACCAGGCTTCAGTAAATCAAATTGAATTTCTAAATTTAGAAAAAATCCTGTCAGATGGCACGGTTTCTGTGCAATCGTCTTACGAAAGTTTTTTAGCAAAAGCATAGTCTGTTTGCTATATTTCCACTAAATTTATTCTTTAACGTTTTAAATCTATATTCTTATGAGAGATAAGTTCTTATCTTGGGGAATTGTATTGGTAGCTGCAACATGGGTTGTGGCGTTACTGATCAAAGCACATTATTGGATTCCTACGCTGTTAACAGCAATTTACGCATTAGGAGTTTATAATTCTTACCAATCAAAACACGCAATTCTGAGGAATTTTCCTGTTTTGGGATATTTCAGGTATTTTTTTGAAGGTATTTCACCTGAAATGCAGCAGTATTTCATTGAAAGAGAAACAGACGGAAAACCATTTCCCAGAAACCAACGTTCTGCAGTGTATAGACGTTCAAAAAATATTAGCGACACCGTTCCTTTTGGAACTCAGTTAGAAGTAAATCATAGAAAATATGAAGGAATTAAGCATTCTATTTATGCTAAATCTCCAAAAGAAGAACTTCCGAGAGTTTGGGTAGGAGGTGAGCAGTGTACTCAGCCTTATCATGCTTCGTTGTTTAATATTTCAGCAATGAGTTTTGGTGCATTGAGTGACAGAGCTCAAATTTCGTTAAATAAAGGGGCAAAAAAAGGGAATTTTTATCATAATACAGGAGAAGGAGGGATCTCACCTCACCATTTAGAAGGAGGAGATTTATGCTGGCAAATAGGAACCGGATATTTCGGCTGTAGAGATGATGAAGGAAAATTTAATCCTGAATTATTCACAAAATATTCTACTCTTCCAAGTGTAAAAATGATTGAGATTAAATTATCTCAAGGTGCAAAACCTGGTCATGGTGGAGTTTTACCGGGTGTGAAAAACACTCCCGAAATTGCTAAAATACGCCACGTACAACCCGGTCTTACTATTATTTCTCCGCCTTCGCATTCATCTTTTTCTGATGCTGCAGGATTGTTGAGGTTTGTACAGCAGTTAAGAGAACTTTCTGGTGGAAAACCTGTTGGTTTTAAGCTTTGTATTGGTGATACCAAAGAGTTTGAAGATATTTGCGTTCAGATGAATGTTCTGAAAATTTATCCTGATTTTATTACCATCGACGGAGCAGAAGGAGGAACCGGAGCTGCGCCACCAGAGTTTTCTGATGGAGTAGGGATGCCTTTAGAACCTGCTTTAATATTTGTAAATCGTACACTAAGAAATTATAATCTTAGAAATAAATTACGCGTAATAGCCAGCGGAAAAGTATTGACAAGTTTAGATATTTTGCGAGCGGTTGCAATGGGAGCAGACATGTGTAATAATGCACGAGGATTTATGTTTTCTCTTGGCTGTATTCAGGCTTTGAGATGTAATAACAACAATTGTCCGACGGGTGTAGCGACGCAAGATAAAATGTTGATTAAAGGGCTTGATGTGACTGATAAAGCAGAAAGAGTATATCATTTCCACAAAAATACTTTACATACGTGTAACGAGTTGATTGCTGCTGCAGGAAGAAGCTCTTATGAAGAAGTTGATGCAAGTATGTTTATGCGAGGTGATGAGTTTGAGCATCTTTCAGATAAATATTTCCCGGATATTTTAGGGAATGTGAGATAAAAAAAAAGCGCTTCAAATTACTTTGAAGCGCTTTTTTTACTATTTGTTATTGACCTGTAGGTCTTAGATTTGCTTTGTAAATCTGGAAACTAAATACAAAACAATTATTTTGTAGTGAATATCCTGTATAGTTATAATGTGCATTTCTACCAAAAGCAGCTTTTGACGGAACAATAATTACTCCTTGTAAATTGTAAGGATTTTCATCGGGTAAATTTTCAAAACCTTTAAAATATCTTAGACCCTCTTTTAGGCCTGCTATTTCATAATAGCTACTGTTTTGACCAGCTGCAGTTCTTACGCTCTTTTTTACAAAATAAAACATAGGATCAGTTACGGGAGAACCGCTTCCGTCTATATTGTTTAAAAGAGTTCCCGCTCCTCCAAAAGAAATATTTCCGTCTGTATCTGTAGCAAGATAATAATTAGCTCTCATCATTGTTCTTATCTGAGTAGAATCTCCTATTGTTACACCCGTTGAAGGAGGAGTGCTGTCTTCAGGCTGTGCTCCGGTTCTTTTGATGTAAATAACTCCGGATGGAAGTGTTTGAGGGCTCAGTTGAGATAATTTTTTCTCATTATCATCAGCAGCATCTGATGTGAAAGCTTTTATGTTTCCTTGCGTATCCAAGTAGTTGTTATCCATAAATTTCTGAATAGCCTGCTCGTCATAAGAGTTTCTTACATTGATGTCTTCCGGTTCTACGAAAGTTTCCACTTCATCATCCTTTTTACAAGCTGCGAAACACAACGATCCTGCAAGGATATACAAAAATATTTTTTTCATTTCAAAAACTTTAATTACTTTACAAATAATATAACGACAAAAGTATAAAAAAATATGAGAATAGATAAATTTTTATGGAGCATTCGTTTTTATAAAACAAGATCGGTATCTGCAGATGAAATAAAAAAGAACAGAGTTTCTATCGGAACCTCGGTTGTGAAGTCCTCCAAAGAAGTAAAAGAAGGAGATGTTATTAAAATTCGCAAGAATCAAATCGAATATAAAATTAAAGTAATACAGATCCCTAAAAGTAGAATTGGAGCTAAGTTAGTTCCGCTTCATATCAAAGATGTGACAGATAAAGATCAGTATGAGCAATTAATGATGAGAAAAATGTCTCAGGAGTATTATCGAAACAGAGGAGAAGGTAGGCCTACCAAAAAAGACAGAAGAGATATGGATGATTATGTAGAAAATGATGTCACTGCAGATTTTACAGATTGGGATGATTTTTTTGGTGAAGATGGCAGTGATACTGAAACCAATGACTAAACCAATTTATGAAAAGGAAAAGCTCTAGAGATAGAGCTTTTCTATTATCTCCTGAATAATGTCTTCGGGATTTTTATTATCTGTATTAATGCTGAATTGTGCCTTGCTGTAATAAACATTTCTCTCAAATAAATGTTTAGCAATAAATTCAGGGATGTCTTCATCAGCAATTTTTGCAATTAAAGGTCTTTTTTCTTTCTGCTTTGAAATTCTTTCTGCTAAAGTAGCGATTGAAGCTCTTAGAAAAACACTCTTCGAATTATTATTAATAATTTCCATATTATTATAATAAACCGGTGTTCCTCCACCCAGACTCAAAACGATGTTTTCTTGGCTGGCTAAAATTTCCTCCAAAGTTTCTCTTTCTAGCTTTCTAAAGTAAATTTCTCCCTTTTTTTCGAAGATTTCGGGAATGGTCAATTTATTTCGACGAGAAATCTCTTTGTCGAGGTCAATTAATTTAAAATTTATTTTATCGCTTAATATTTTGGAAATGTGAGATTTGCCACTCCCCATGTATCCTACTAGTGAAATTATCATGAAAATATTTTAAACAAATTTGCGAAAAAGTTTTGAGATAATGAAAAAAGTTATATCTTTGCACCACTAAAAACAAGGGACATTACTTAACAATGAAACTTGATAATAAAGTGACCGACTCGGTAGCTCAGCTGGTAGAGCAATACACTTTTAATGTATGGGTCCTGGGTTCGAATCCCAGCCGGGTCACTAGCGAAAAATTACTAGATTTTTGTAATTTTATTGCCTGTGTGGTGAAATTGGTAGACACGCCATCTTGAGGGGGTGGTTTCCTAAGGATGTGCTGGTTCGAGTCCAGTCGCAGGCACTGCAGAAAAAAATATTTAATTAATCATTGATATTTTATAAAATTAATTTTATATTTGTCGTCGTTAATTTGATGTGACCGACTCGGTAGCTCAGCTGGTAGAGCAATACACTTTTAATGTATGGGTCCTGGGTTCGAATCCCAGCCGGGTCACAAGTTTACTGAAAAGTAAATTTTTTTCATATTAATATTTTGTGATTTGGTGTTCAAAGGCTTCCTTCAGGAAGCCTTTGATTTTTGTATTAATCCAAATGCATATTGTCAATCAATCTTACTCCGTCTACATCAACTACGATAAAGGCTCTGTAAGAATTTCCATCTTCTTTTTGATTGGTTTCTTTTAATGTACTTTCATCAGCAATTAAAAAATATTCTAATTTCATGTTTTTTTGATGAGAAAAAATTTCGTCTACATTTTCTTTAATGTTAAAAACTGAAGTGTTTTTAAACCATTCTTTAACTTTTGTTAGTGTTTCAAAAATTATTTTAGCATCCTCTTTTCTGGTTTCGGTGAGACGCTGGTTTCTTGAGCTTAAAGCTAAACCGTTTTCTGCTCTGTAAATAGAAACTCCTTTTATTTTAATAGGAAGTTGCTTTTTCTCGACCATTTTTTTGATAATAGCTAATTGCTGGAAATCTTTTTCTCCAAAATAAGCGTTATCTGGTTTTACTTGTCTGAAAAGTTCTTCAACTACAGTTCCTACCCCGTCAAAATGCCCCGGTCTTGATTTTCCTTCCATTTCGTTTTCCAAACCATCATAATCGTAACGCTGGCTTTCTGTTTTTTCAGGATAAATATCTTCAACTTGAGGAAGATAAACAGCATCTACAAGTTCTGAATTTTTGAGAATGAAGATGTCACGATCGGTATCTCTTGGGTATTTTTCGAGATCTTCGGCATTGTTAAACTGTGTAGGATTTACAAAAATTGAAGAAATGACCAGGTCATTTTCTTTTCTTGCAGCTTCGTATAATGACAGGTGCCCATTGTGTAAAGCTCCC
This region includes:
- a CDS encoding RNA-binding S4 domain-containing protein, which translates into the protein MRIDKFLWSIRFYKTRSVSADEIKKNRVSIGTSVVKSSKEVKEGDVIKIRKNQIEYKIKVIQIPKSRIGAKLVPLHIKDVTDKDQYEQLMMRKMSQEYYRNRGEGRPTKKDRRDMDDYVENDVTADFTDWDDFFGEDGSDTETND
- a CDS encoding T9SS type B sorting domain-containing protein; the protein is MKKTLLFILFCISQSFYSQADCSTALAVCGNSNITYNPTGIGLVDETLGGCLTEGEHNSIWYKLTIATGGTLTFDLVPTNPNADYDWAMYGPNVTCASLGAPIRCNAATVIGVGASTGLNMTSTILSAAGGSPTPYCRYLDVVAGETYYLYLDNWVGAGGSTTAPFSLTWGGTATLASPFTDPVLQPNPFVPPGIPAANPNNPREILICSSPALFDFSTLTPGILNGNPNFIVTYHTSQNDALSGASPITAPLIVNTTTTYYYSIHYQDPASPNNALNSCRQIGAFKFKLGNITANDATIFACNNNKKGQGTFNLTTANVFGGTNVTITYYPTLANLNAGTGQIANPSQYVSAEGVVYAYVKTTDGCSDYAVITLRFYPEVVVNDATLRACTFDVNLKTASFNLTTASVTAQTGTTKKYYPFLTDATNGTNEISNFTNYISPNGVVYVRVIDGNGCYGIAKIKLEVIPPVYSTVLKDKTICIEDKTTLDAGAGFDGYEWSTGATTQTISNVGVGTYWVKLKTGDCIILQNVKVYSSEQPVITSVDISNTTITINVNGGKAPYQYSMDGIAWQDSNVFTNIKRGDHKIYVKDAYDCEPIEIGIVVPNLVNVITPNGDGINDVIDYSALANKQNLIFNVFDRYGNKIFQADKMNNYKWDGTAGNKKVPTGNYWYSVSWNENDKKGTPIKYSGWVLLKNRE
- a CDS encoding FMN-binding glutamate synthase family protein, with translation MRDKFLSWGIVLVAATWVVALLIKAHYWIPTLLTAIYALGVYNSYQSKHAILRNFPVLGYFRYFFEGISPEMQQYFIERETDGKPFPRNQRSAVYRRSKNISDTVPFGTQLEVNHRKYEGIKHSIYAKSPKEELPRVWVGGEQCTQPYHASLFNISAMSFGALSDRAQISLNKGAKKGNFYHNTGEGGISPHHLEGGDLCWQIGTGYFGCRDDEGKFNPELFTKYSTLPSVKMIEIKLSQGAKPGHGGVLPGVKNTPEIAKIRHVQPGLTIISPPSHSSFSDAAGLLRFVQQLRELSGGKPVGFKLCIGDTKEFEDICVQMNVLKIYPDFITIDGAEGGTGAAPPEFSDGVGMPLEPALIFVNRTLRNYNLRNKLRVIASGKVLTSLDILRAVAMGADMCNNARGFMFSLGCIQALRCNNNNCPTGVATQDKMLIKGLDVTDKAERVYHFHKNTLHTCNELIAAAGRSSYEEVDASMFMRGDEFEHLSDKYFPDILGNVR
- a CDS encoding nuclear transport factor 2 family protein translates to MNCKISHFMQDLNSLNIEKLEKWFTDETVIWIPPTKEISGKSRILALFRAIFRRYEKIEWSVSEIFNLGNNKYFYQTNSLGNISGKGSYANEICTIIQFSECGKILYLSDYFKDTKVFN
- a CDS encoding DUF1572 domain-containing protein, with protein sequence MKDLFIKRFEYYKMLGDKSFAQLSDEQIFWQFNEESNSIAVIVKHVAGNMLSRWTNFLTEDGEKSWRNRDEEFVNTFKSKDEVLDYWEKGWSCLFDALSQINDENLYSKIYIRNEAHSVIDAVFRQLAHYPYHIGQIVFIAKMMKNEDWKTLSIARNKSQDFNNEMKDKFSEK
- the panC gene encoding pantoate--beta-alanine ligase translates to MEVLKNKKTLQDFIERQKEMGKKIGFAPTMGALHNGHLSLYEAARKENDLVISSIFVNPTQFNNAEDLEKYPRDTDRDIFILKNSELVDAVYLPQVEDIYPEKTESQRYDYDGLENEMEGKSRPGHFDGVGTVVEELFRQVKPDNAYFGEKDFQQLAIIKKMVEKKQLPIKIKGVSIYRAENGLALSSRNQRLTETRKEDAKIIFETLTKVKEWFKNTSVFNIKENVDEIFSHQKNMKLEYFLIADESTLKETNQKEDGNSYRAFIVVDVDGVRLIDNMHLD
- the glgP gene encoding alpha-glucan family phosphorylase translates to MDFRNFKIPFSINPKYAEKVAYFSMEFALEQVLKIYSGGLGFLAGSHMRSAYNLNQDLIGIGILWKFGYYDQARNHDQTLQPTWTRKMYSFLEDTGIKFQIEIHSAPVWVKVWYLDPEIFNTAPMFFLSTDVPENDHISKTICHRLYDANESTKLAQYILLGKGGAKLLDEMNIDRDVYHLNEAHGLPAAFHLLKKYNGDIQKVKEKLVFTTHTPEEAGNEKHNLKLCYDMSYFSGLSMEEAKKLEGSDGELFNHSLCALKMARIANGVSKLHGEVSRAMWSKYPGICEIKSITNAQEFKYWGDKELYNSKDEKNDTLFDYRKKILKKRLFKIVADQSGNLFDPNIFTIVWARRFAGYKRADLLLQDKEKFRKLLNNPKYPVQIIWAGKPYPMDYSSISTFNVLVEESKNHKNMAVLTGYELALSKSLKQGSDLWLNNPRVPREASGTSGMTAAMNGSVNLSTDDGWIPEFAKHGENSFVVPKADYMNMSIYEQDRYDFNKLYELLENEILPIYYDQPDKWRKIQQNSMKDVKQNFNSDRMADEYYSILYNHKA
- the mtaB gene encoding tRNA (N(6)-L-threonylcarbamoyladenosine(37)-C(2))-methylthiotransferase MtaB, whose translation is MSHFHRTAAFHTLGCKLNFAETSTIARQLTDAGYDKVSFDDRADIYVINTCSVTENADRECKLHVKRAMKANPEGLVVIVGCYAQLKPEEISQITGVDLVLGAKEKFNILSYLDDLEKSESEGVVHSCEIEETDFFIGSYSIGDRTRAFLKVQDGCDYKCTYCTIPLARGISRSDTIENVLKNAREIAERDIKEIVLTGVNIGDYGKGEFGNKRHEHTFLDLISELNQVEGIERIRISSIEPNLLKDESIELVSKSKSFVPHFHIPLQSGSDELLKKMKRRYLTKLYNDRVNKIREVMPDAAIGVDVIVGFPGETEELFMETYNFLNELPISYLHVFTYSERENTEAAGMQGVVPIPERKKRNKMLRILSEKKKMAFYQTQLGKTLPVLWEHENKDGKMYGFTENYVRVQKDFDQASVNQIEFLNLEKILSDGTVSVQSSYESFLAKA
- a CDS encoding shikimate kinase; amino-acid sequence: MIISLVGYMGSGKSHISKILSDKINFKLIDLDKEISRRNKLTIPEIFEKKGEIYFRKLERETLEEILASQENIVLSLGGGTPVYYNNMEIINNNSKSVFLRASIATLAERISKQKEKRPLIAKIADEDIPEFIAKHLFERNVYYSKAQFSINTDNKNPEDIIQEIIEKLYL